TGTACAAGCGGTTCGAGGTATTTCTTGCGGATCTCTTTGCCACGATCAATTCCCATCTTCACCGCTTTTGCAAGTAACTCAGGCTTCAGCGGGCCACCCCCTATCTTCTGCATACCTGAAAGTGCCCCATCCTTATTCGAAATTACAGTTAACCGTGTGGATGCGACAGTTTCCTCGATATAGGTGGGATCAACGAGTATATTACCTTCAAACTCGACCATTGTGACTGCAACAGGAATATCCACCACAGGAAGCGGCTCATCCTCCTCTGCAATTCCATAGTGCTTGTTCGGTATCGTTGTTGTGAGAAGCGCTGCAATTGCACCGAGTGAAGCAGCATCAAGGAGGTTTCCATCGTGATCAAGGATGTGAATATCGATGAAGACCAGCCAGACCTTCTCACCCTCTACAAGACAGAGCTTCTTCAGATCGATCGCTTTAGATTCCCTTACACCCCGATCAACAACTCTTGCAAGTTCAACCGCCTCTTCGCCAGGCGGTCCTGACTCAAACGTCGGTGATGCAAGCGGAATCAGCTCGGCATTTGTAATTATAACACCTGAATCAGGTGTATCGGGGAAAGGCTCACCTGGCTGCATCTTGACACCAACTGCAACCATCGAATCACCGAGTTTAACCAGAGCTGAACCCTCTGCACGCTCAAGTATACCTGTTTCAATTGAAATTTCTCTGTGTTCATCAAACGCCCTGCCATCTTCCCGTTCATTCCGTTGCAGGAGATTGTACATCTGGTCACGATGGATTTCTATGAGAACATCGTTATCACTCATATTTCTTTCTCCTCCTCTCCAAGCTCACTTCTGTATTTTGCGATCAGTGCCTCACGCTGAAGCTCATAGATCTGTCTGCATCCTTTGATCACGAGTTCCATGCCTTCCATAAACTCATCATACGTCAGATGCCCATCCATCTGTATCATCGTAATCTCTTCGGTGCGCGGTATCATGGCGACGGGCACATCAGCCTCTCCAAAGTTGTCCTCTTCCTTGCAAAGATCAAGTACGATCTCACCATCGATCTTACCAAACGCACAGGCGGTTACAAGTCCTTTCATCGGAATTCCCGCATTAGCCATCGCAACAGATGCTGCATTGATGCCTGCTGCCCTTGTTCCTGCATCTGACTGAAGAACCTCGACAAAGACGTCGATCGCGGTCTTGGGAAACCGTTCCCTGAAGACAACAGGCTCCATGGCCTCTCTGCTCACTTTTGATATCTCGATGCTTCTTCTATCAGGTCCAGGCCGCTTACGCTCCCCCACCGAGAATGATGCCATATTATATCTGTATCGTAGAACTGCTTTTGTTGGTCGCTGGAGGTGGCGGGGATGGACTTCTCTTGGCCCATAAACCGCAGCCATAATCTTGTTACCACCATGTTCCAGATAACACGAACCATCAGCTCGCTTGAGTACGCCAGCTTCTATCTTTATGGGTCTGAGTTCATCCTTTCTTCTGCCATCGAGCCTCAGCCCATCCTTGAAAAATGTATATATATCATCAACCATCATTTCATCCTCTCTCTACATGCTTTCATATATTCAACAACCCTATTTGTCAACCCCGCGGTATGCGCCTCCCGTACAACCATCTCTATGGCGCGTGCTGCGAGATTCATATTTTCTGGTGTTCCCTGTAACCATATCCTTCCGTTCTGTCCAACAAAGACTGAACACCTGCTCTCACGCTTTATCATACTTATCATCGATCCACCACGCCCGATCAATCTTGGAACGCGTGTATGCGAGATTTCAATCAGATTACCACCACGAAGCACAGTTGTCTGCCGGTCCTTGAGCGTCAGATCAACCGTCATCGCCATGCCAACCTCCTGGACTCCAGCAACAATCAGATCGCCAACACGTATGTAGCGCCCCATCTCTTCTGCTTCTATACGCTTTGGAAATTCTGAAATATGGAGGCGTGCGATATAAGGAGATGAGATGTCCACAATCCAGCTTGAAAAATTAATCTCAGTCACACTACCTATTACTGTATCGCCTTTGCGTGGTATATACTTTCCTGCAAGTGGAATAACTCTTACAATGCGATCTTTTTT
This genomic window from Candidatus Syntrophoarchaeum caldarius contains:
- a CDS encoding RNase PH-related exoribonuclease — protein: MSDNDVLIEIHRDQMYNLLQRNEREDGRAFDEHREISIETGILERAEGSALVKLGDSMVAVGVKMQPGEPFPDTPDSGVIITNAELIPLASPTFESGPPGEEAVELARVVDRGVRESKAIDLKKLCLVEGEKVWLVFIDIHILDHDGNLLDAASLGAIAALLTTTIPNKHYGIAEEDEPLPVVDIPVAVTMVEFEGNILVDPTYIEETVASTRLTVISNKDGALSGMQKIGGGPLKPELLAKAVKMGIDRGKEIRKKYLEPLVHTS
- a CDS encoding ribosomal RNA-processing protein rrp41/ski6; this translates as MMVDDIYTFFKDGLRLDGRRKDELRPIKIEAGVLKRADGSCYLEHGGNKIMAAVYGPREVHPRHLQRPTKAVLRYRYNMASFSVGERKRPGPDRRSIEISKVSREAMEPVVFRERFPKTAIDVFVEVLQSDAGTRAAGINAASVAMANAGIPMKGLVTACAFGKIDGEIVLDLCKEEDNFGEADVPVAMIPRTEEITMIQMDGHLTYDEFMEGMELVIKGCRQIYELQREALIAKYRSELGEEEKEI
- a CDS encoding RNA-binding protein Rrp4 (containing S1 domain and KH domain); its protein translation is MDSDNHARIVVPGDLISEEPMKVGDGVFIEDGKIYASVYGVLDKKDRIVRVIPLAGKYIPRKGDTVIGSVTEINFSSWIVDISSPYIARLHISEFPKRIEAEEMGRYIRVGDLIVAGVQEVGMAMTVDLTLKDRQTTVLRGGNLIEISHTRVPRLIGRGGSMISMIKRESRCSVFVGQNGRIWLQGTPENMNLAARAIEMVVREAHTAGLTNRVVEYMKACRERMK